In one Diprion similis isolate iyDipSimi1 chromosome 6, iyDipSimi1.1, whole genome shotgun sequence genomic region, the following are encoded:
- the LOC124407270 gene encoding uncharacterized protein LOC124407270 isoform X1: MGNQVIRGTMGGHKKAITVSSTGNDVTTKKGMSRSASGADIEHTSHTQFEPIDKLAKILTERSQQEESVNGVTENVFKRYMFPQYPKLAEKLFLFLHRQSKATTSHLGTSAFRQQIERFLSIMNDQTILENYVKMYARQSIDVAPEGLDDLLMVTYQLAVDSSSGGPQRCPHIHRTIESVTKSCFHGKEVLSVSYVSNWLWQNCPRLFNGLHRYIVHAFTTAYRNGAALLSEVQSRPQLAAATPVLEQSSPFDGSKPLLPLSHVWLLSGSLPICYTQAEASPTEGTQALIAKMAGPTYPSHWTLLYNSGQHGSGANRFIHHVLGYKGPTLLFLRGVSPEEGGDRPTYCICSAVEWRESHLYWGDEDSMVIELAPTFRIVERGPKLVYLNTMIRGYPQGVRAGSDPRNPCVDLDKSFQCLKLNGVPYRLDSLEAWGCGDRKSRELQLEIKKWQVKEAEKQRVVKLSTTDWLDHPDRYLLELGGRTSYNNAGNR; encoded by the exons ATGGGTAATCAGGTCATACGGGGTACCATGGGGGGTCATAAGAAAGCAATCACGGTATCATCCACGGGAAATGATGTTACAACGAAGAAAGGCATGTCACGAAGTGCTTCTGGGGCCGACATTGAACACACGTCGCACACGCAATTCGAACCGATTGACAAACTCGCCAAG ATTCTAACAGAACGATCGCAGCAAGAGGAATCTGTTAATGGAGTTACTGAGAATGTATTCAAACGATATATGTTTCCGCAGTATCCTAAGCTTGCGGAGaagttgtttttgtttttacaccGTCAGTCAAAAGCAACAACGTCCCACCTCGGAACTTCTGCATTCAGACAGCAGATTGAAAGGTTTCTTTCGATCATGAATGACCAAACGATATTGGAAAATTATGTGAAGATGTACGCCAGGCAAAGCATAGACGTAGCCCCTGAAGGCTTAGATGATTTACTAATGGTTACTTATCAATTAGCTGTGGACAGTTCAAGTGGAGGACCACAACGCTGCCCACACATTCATCGTACAATCGAATCTGTTACCAAATCTTGT tttcATGGCAAAGAAGTCCTATCTGTGAGCTATGTGAGCAATTGGTTATGGCAGAATTGCCCACGTTTATTTAATGGCCTACATCGTTATATCGTCCACGCTTTCACAACGGCATATCGAAATGGCGCAGCCTTACTTTCTGAAGTTCAATCACGACCACAATTAGCAGCAGCCACACCAGTTCTGGAGCAATCTTCACCTTTCGATGGATCAAAACCTCTGCTTCCTTTAAGCCATGTCTGGCTACTTTCTGGAAGTCTTCCGATTTGTTACACACAg GCTGAGGCTTCTCCTACGGAAGGTACTCAAGCACTGATAGCAAAAATGGCTGGACCAACGTACCCCAGTCATTGGACTCTTCTTTATAACAGTGGGCAACACGGATCTGGTGCCAACCGATTCATACACCATGTCCTGGGATATAAGGGCCCTACGTTATTGTTCCTTAGGGGTGTGAGTCCTGAGGAAGGAGGCGATCGCCCAACATACTGCATATGTTCGGCTGTTGAATGGCGTGAATCTCACCTCTATTGGGGTGACGAAGATTCCATGGTTATAGAGCTTGCACCTACATTTAGAATCGTGGAAAGAGGACCAAAGCTAGTATATCTAAACACAATGATCCGTGGCTATCCGCAAGGTGTTAGAGCCGGTAGCGATCCTCGAAATCCTTGTGTCGATTTGGACAAATCGTTCCAGTGCCTTAAACTTAACGGTGTACCTTATCGTCTTGATAGCTTGGAAGCTTGGGGTTGTGGAGACAGGAAATCCAG AGAATTAcaattagaaattaaaaagtGGCAAGTCAAAGAAGCTGAGAAACAGAGGGTGGTCAAGCTAAGTACGACTGATTGGTTGGATCACCCGGACCGCTACCTTCTTGAACTGGGTGGACGAACATCTTACAATAATGCGGGT aatcgataa
- the LOC124407270 gene encoding uncharacterized protein LOC124407270 isoform X2: MGNQVIRGTMGGHKKAITVSSTGNDVTTKKGMSRSASGADIEHTSHTQFEPIDKLAKILTERSQQEESVNGVTENVFKRYMFPQYPKLAEKLFLFLHRQSKATTSHLGTSAFRQQIERFLSIMNDQTILENYVKMYARQSIDVAPEGLDDLLMVTYQLAVDSSSGGPQRCPHIHRTIESVTKSCFHGKEVLSVSYVSNWLWQNCPRLFNGLHRYIVHAFTTAYRNGAALLSEVQSRPQLAAATPVLEQSSPFDGSKPLLPLSHVWLLSGSLPICYTQAEASPTEGTQALIAKMAGPTYPSHWTLLYNSGQHGSGANRFIHHVLGYKGPTLLFLRGVSPEEGGDRPTYCICSAVEWRESHLYWGDEDSMVIELAPTFRIVERGPKLVYLNTMIRGYPQGVRAGSDPRNPCVDLDKSFQCLKLNGVPYRLDSLEAWGCGDRKSRELQLEIKKWQVKEAEKQRVVKLSTTDWLDHPDRYLLELGGRTSYNNAGS, encoded by the exons ATGGGTAATCAGGTCATACGGGGTACCATGGGGGGTCATAAGAAAGCAATCACGGTATCATCCACGGGAAATGATGTTACAACGAAGAAAGGCATGTCACGAAGTGCTTCTGGGGCCGACATTGAACACACGTCGCACACGCAATTCGAACCGATTGACAAACTCGCCAAG ATTCTAACAGAACGATCGCAGCAAGAGGAATCTGTTAATGGAGTTACTGAGAATGTATTCAAACGATATATGTTTCCGCAGTATCCTAAGCTTGCGGAGaagttgtttttgtttttacaccGTCAGTCAAAAGCAACAACGTCCCACCTCGGAACTTCTGCATTCAGACAGCAGATTGAAAGGTTTCTTTCGATCATGAATGACCAAACGATATTGGAAAATTATGTGAAGATGTACGCCAGGCAAAGCATAGACGTAGCCCCTGAAGGCTTAGATGATTTACTAATGGTTACTTATCAATTAGCTGTGGACAGTTCAAGTGGAGGACCACAACGCTGCCCACACATTCATCGTACAATCGAATCTGTTACCAAATCTTGT tttcATGGCAAAGAAGTCCTATCTGTGAGCTATGTGAGCAATTGGTTATGGCAGAATTGCCCACGTTTATTTAATGGCCTACATCGTTATATCGTCCACGCTTTCACAACGGCATATCGAAATGGCGCAGCCTTACTTTCTGAAGTTCAATCACGACCACAATTAGCAGCAGCCACACCAGTTCTGGAGCAATCTTCACCTTTCGATGGATCAAAACCTCTGCTTCCTTTAAGCCATGTCTGGCTACTTTCTGGAAGTCTTCCGATTTGTTACACACAg GCTGAGGCTTCTCCTACGGAAGGTACTCAAGCACTGATAGCAAAAATGGCTGGACCAACGTACCCCAGTCATTGGACTCTTCTTTATAACAGTGGGCAACACGGATCTGGTGCCAACCGATTCATACACCATGTCCTGGGATATAAGGGCCCTACGTTATTGTTCCTTAGGGGTGTGAGTCCTGAGGAAGGAGGCGATCGCCCAACATACTGCATATGTTCGGCTGTTGAATGGCGTGAATCTCACCTCTATTGGGGTGACGAAGATTCCATGGTTATAGAGCTTGCACCTACATTTAGAATCGTGGAAAGAGGACCAAAGCTAGTATATCTAAACACAATGATCCGTGGCTATCCGCAAGGTGTTAGAGCCGGTAGCGATCCTCGAAATCCTTGTGTCGATTTGGACAAATCGTTCCAGTGCCTTAAACTTAACGGTGTACCTTATCGTCTTGATAGCTTGGAAGCTTGGGGTTGTGGAGACAGGAAATCCAG AGAATTAcaattagaaattaaaaagtGGCAAGTCAAAGAAGCTGAGAAACAGAGGGTGGTCAAGCTAAGTACGACTGATTGGTTGGATCACCCGGACCGCTACCTTCTTGAACTGGGTGGACGAACATCTTACAATAATGCGGGTAGCTAG
- the LOC124407274 gene encoding cytochrome b-c1 complex subunit 9 yields the protein MRAEPRQISLGSLVVCSPPKIYVKMAGFVSTVYNVICRRSSTFALAIVAGTYVFERSFDSVSNQIFDSYNRGKQWKDIKHKYEKE from the exons ATGCGAGCAGAACCAAGGCAAATCTCCCTAGGATCACTTGTCGTCTGTTCTCCTCCGAAGATTTAC GTCAAAATGGCTGGTTTTGTGTCCACAGTCTACAATGTTATCTGCCGCCGCAGTTCAACATTTGCGCTCGCCATAGTAGCTGGCACGTACGTTTTCGAACGTAGTTTTGACTCCGTATCCaatcaaatttttgactcTTATAACAGAGGA AAACAATGGAAGGACATCAAACACAAATATGAGAAGGAATAA
- the LOC124407271 gene encoding uncharacterized protein LOC124407271, whose translation MSENDSLKCDNCKQKIASQNYVMHTVHCSRHLELCNKCGEPVPKDKLSEHNSLEHANAKCSGCGASIEKRLLEKHMQSECPKRFISCLYCELELPFSDMTAHTDYCGTRTEKCEDCGEYVMFKYTQLHLDSNHKFLKLEDEPGPSASWEVTGATASSARATSLKNGDATLLPCEFCDGMFTPNELRRHQISCTHGWSTTTPVLRKMSVVRCDICRKSIASGDYEAHRIVCDQPDVPIQADVANTSVIPCDVCDSAVPFNEYRTHYTQCSEYPSSSPLSNRITVSQTRRNSVIPCEICNKSIDLKDYQRHRIYCVHPVLESPLPSTRLSQTDDSMTKLPCEFCEETFSPHRLAAHQICCSPAGRQTTIPCELCGELKNLTEVLEHQLTCRVSGDQ comes from the exons ATGAGTGAAAATGATAGTTTAAAGTGCGATAATTG CAAACAGAAAATTGCATCCCAGAATTATGTTATGCATACAGTGCACTGCAGCAGACATTTAGAGCTATGTAATAAATGTGGGGAACCAGTACCCAAGGATAAGCTCAGCGAACATAACAGCCTGGAGCATGCCAATGCGAAATGCTCTGGCTGCGGGGCAAGCATCGAAAAGAGACTTCTTGAAAAACATATGCAATCAGAATGCCCGAAACGTTTTATTTCCTGTCTTTACTGTGAGTTGGAGTTACCTTTTAGCGACATGACTGCACACACTGATTATTGCGGCACTCGCACTGAGAAATGTGAAGACTGTGGAGAATATGTGATGTTTAAATACACACAATTGCATTTAGATTCAAaccacaaatttttaaaattggaaGATG AACCAGGACCGAGTGCATCTTGGGAAGTAACTGGAGCTACTGCATCCAGTGCGAGAGCAACTAGTCTCAAGAATGGGGATGCCACATTATTGCCATGTGAATTCTGTGATGGTATGTTTACACCAAATGAATTAAGACGACATCAGATATCATGTACGCATGGCTGGTCCACCACTACTCCTGTACTCAGAAAAATGTCAGTCGTCCGGTGTGACATTTGTCGCAAGTCGATTGCTTCAGGGGATTATGAGGCTCATCGTATCGTATGCGATCAGCCAGATGTTCCCATCCAAGCAGATGTGGCAAACACGAGTGTTATTCCATGTGACGTATGTGATTCAGCTGTTCCTTTTAATGAATATAGAACACACTACACTCAATGCTCAGAATATCCTTCCAGTTCACCATTGAGTAATAGGATAACTGTATCCCAGACCAGGAGAAATTCTGTTATTCCATGTGAGATATGTAACAAATCAATCGATCTTAAAGATTATCAGAGGCATCGCATTTACTGCGTCCATCCTGTACTTGAATCTCCATTACCTTCCACTCGTTTGTCCCAAACGGATGATTCTATGACAAAGTTGCCCTGTGAATTTTGCGAGGAAACTTTTAGCCCACACAGATTGGCTGCACATCAAATTTGTTGTTCTCCCGCGGGTCGACAGACTACAATACCTTGCGAGCTCTGTGGCGAACTGAAAAATCTCACGGAGGTTTTGGAGCACCAACTGACATGCAGAGTATCAGGTGATCAATAA
- the LOC124407273 gene encoding bolA-like protein 2 isoform X2, whose product MPYSVDYIKNKLSEKLDAQHVEVVDESDGCGGKFVVLVVSNAFIGKPLLQRHRLVNSILEEELKEIHAFSQKTLTPEEWEKRNA is encoded by the exons ATGCCATATTCCGtggattatataaaaaataaactgtcTGAAAAGCTGGATGCTCAACACGTG gaAGTTGTGGACGAGTCTGATGGTTGTGGAGGAAAGTTTGTTGTGCTAGTTGTGTCAAACGCATTCATAGGGAAGCCTCTCTTACAAAGACACAG aCTTGTCAATTCGATCTTGGAAGAAGAGTTAAAAGAAATACATGCTTTTTCTCAGAAGACCCTTACACCAGAGGAATGGGAAAAACGAAATGCTTAA
- the LOC124407273 gene encoding dolichyl pyrophosphate Man9GlcNAc2 alpha-1,3-glucosyltransferase-like isoform X1 — protein MCEDGRLIILLVTVLLRWCTTYHPYSGQGKPPMFGDYEAQRHWQEVTFNLPYQEWYTNSSNNDLQYWGLDYPPLTAYHSLLLGYAANKANPDYVKLRDSRGFESDGHKLFMRLSVVVADLLIYIPAIFWKLWTSLMVVEESLLC, from the exons ATGTGCGAAGACGGTCGTCTGATTATTTTACTTGTGACTGTACTGCTAAGGTGGTGTACCACATATCACCCATATAGCGGTCAAGGAAAACCACCGATGTTTGGTGATTACGAAGCACAAAGACATTGGCAAGAAGTAACATTCAATTTACCATACCAAGAATGGTACACCAATTCATCGAACAATGATCTACAATATTGGGGCCTCGATTATCCACCGCTGACCGCGTATCACAGCCTGCTGTTGGGCTACGCTGCCAACAAAGCAAATCCAGATTACGTGAAACTCAGAGACTCAAGAGGCTTTGAATCCGATGgtcataaattatttatgagGCTGTCTGTGGTTGTTGcagatttattaatttatataccAGCAATATTCTg gaAGTTGTGGACGAGTCTGATGGTTGTGGAGGAAAGTTTGTTGTGCTAG
- the LOC124407272 gene encoding mevalonate kinase, which yields MASFKITAPGKLILYGEHAVVYGKTALAASLDLRTTLEFEELKPDQLYIYLSLPKISLSEKISIRKIQDYFFNDKALKIDKNSDYFYKHVQNFAEDVGYANLPQKLAIEAFFYLFISILKHDEVEIKPFRIQVGTMLSVSSGLGSSASFAVCLTTCFVHYVNLQKNVSTTLDKTQLDAISEYALKCEKIMHGNPSGIDNAICTYGSIVEFRKNEILQPIIGTKKMRVLLVDTKVLRSTKALVEKVAELKEKYPKVFQPILESIDNVSQEALSIIKQMKDLCETDTAALNEFYVELLTLIDVNQALLASCQVSHSTIDEICAEARKYALRAKLTGAGGGGYAYVLLPPDTSDNTITEISNAFVEKGYGIELTNLGGPGVMIES from the exons ATGGCCAGCTTTAAAATAACAGCTCCAGGAAAGCTTATTCTGTACGGTGAACATGCAGTAGTTTATGGTAAAACTGCATTGGCTGCCAGTTTAGATTTACGTACAACTTTGGAGTTCGAAGAATTAAAACCTGACCAGTTGTACATCTATTTGTCATTGCCAAAAATAAGTCTATCAGAAAAGATATCCATTAGAAAGAttcaagattattttttcaacgacaaagcattaaaaattgacaagaattctgattatttttataaacatgtTCAAAACTTTGCTGAAGATGTAGGCTATGCAAACTTGCCACAGAAGTTGGCCATAGAagcatttttctatttattcatCAGCATTTTGAAGCATGATGAGGTCGAAATCAAACCGTTCCGTATACAAGTAGGTACCATGCTGTCCGTTAGTTCAGGTCTAGGAAGTTCTGCATCTTTTGCGGTCTGCCTAACTACTTGTTTTGTACATTACGTTaatctacaaaaaaatgtatctacaACATTGGACAAAACGCAGTTGGACGCAATATCTGAGTACGccttgaaatgtgaaaaaattatgcatgGAAATCCATCAGGTATTGACAATGCCATCTGTACATATGGATCAATAGTTGAATTCCGAAAAAACGAAATCTTACAACCAATAATCGGAACTAAAAAAATGAGAGTTTTACTGGTAGATACTAAAGTTCTGAGAAGCACTAAAGCTTTAGTAGAGAAAGTAGCTgaactgaaagaaaaatatccaaaGGTCTTCCAGCCAATTTTAGAATCTATAGATAATGTATCACAAGAAGCTTTAAGCATTATAAAACAAATGAAAGATCTATGCGAAACGGACACCGCTGCATTAAATGAGTTCTATGTCGAATTATTG ACATTGATCGACGTAAATCAAGCTTTACTTGCATCTTGTCAAGTTTCACACTCGACAATAGATGAAATCTGTGCAGAGGCAAGAAAATATGCTCTTCGAGCAAAGCTAACTGGAGCTGGGGGTGGTGGTTATGCTTATGTTCTACTGCCGCCTGACACAAGTGATAATACAATCACTGAAATTTCCAATGCATTTGTAGAAAAGGGGTATGGCATTGAACTCACCAACTTAGGAGGACCAGGAGTAATGATTGAAAGTTGA